A genomic stretch from Arvicanthis niloticus isolate mArvNil1 chromosome 12, mArvNil1.pat.X, whole genome shotgun sequence includes:
- the Sema5b gene encoding semaphorin-5B isoform X2 yields the protein MVVPGPLALSLLLPSLTLLVSHLSSSQDIASESSSEQQLCNRREHPIVAFEDLKPWVSNFTYPGVRDFSQLALDPSRNQLIVGARNYLFRLSLANVSLLQATEWASSEDTRRSCQSKGKTEEECQNYVRVLIVSGRKVFMCGTNAFSPVCSSRQVGNLSRTIEKINGVARCPYDPRHNSTAVISSQGELYAATVIDFSGRDPAIYRSLGSGPPLRTAQYNSKWLNEPNFVAAFDIGLFAYFFLRENAVEHDCGRTVYSRVARVCKNDVGGRFLLEDTWTTFMKARLNCSRPGEVPFYYNELQSAFHLPEQDLIYGVFTTNVNSIAASAVCAFNLSAISKAFNGPFRYQENPRATWLPTANPIPNFQCGTLLETGPNENLTERSLQDAQRLFLMSEAVQPVSPEPCVTQDSVRFSHLVVDLVQAKDTLYHVLYIGTESGTILKALSTASRSLRGCYLEELHVLPPGRLEPLRSLRILHSARALFVGLSDRVLRVPLERCSAYRSQGACLGARDPYCGWDGKRQLCSTLEDSSNMSLWIQNITACPVRNVTRDGGFGPWSPWKPCEHLDGDNSGSCLCRARSCDSPRPRCGGLDCLGPSIHIANCSRNGAWTTWSSWAQCSTSCGIGFQVRQRSCSNPAPRHGGRICVGKSREERFCNENTPCPVPIFWASWGSWSKCSSNCGGGVQSRHRSCENGNTCPGCGLEFKTCNPEACPEVRRNTPWTPWLPVNVTQGGARQEQRFRFTCRAPLPDPHGLQFGKRRTETRTCPADGSGACDTDGTARRALVEDLLRSGSTSPHTLSGGWAAWGQWSSCSRDCELGFRVRKRTCTNPEPRNGGLPCVGDAAEYQDCNPQACPVRGAWSCWTAWSQCSATCGGGHYQRTRSCTSPAPSPGEDICLGLHTEEALCATQACPEGWSLWSEWGVCTEDGAQSRSRSCEELVPGPGACVGNSSQSRPCPYSEIPVILPASSVEETTSCGGFSLIHLIVTGVSCFLGSGLLTLAVYLSCQHCQRQSQESTLVHPATPNHLHYKGGGTPKNEKYTPMEFKTLNKNNLIPDDRANFYPLQQTNVYTTTYYPSPLNKPSFRPEASPGQRCFPNS from the exons GCTACAGAGTGGGCCTCCAGTGAGGACACGCGCCGCTCCTGCCAGAGCAAAGGGAAAACAGAG GAGGAGTGTCAGAACTATGTACGAGTCTTGATTGTTTCCGGCCGGAAGGTGTTCATGTGCGGTACCAATGCCTTTTCTCCAGTGTGCTCCAGCAGACAG GTGGGGAACCTCAGCCGGACTATTGAGAAGATCAATGGTGTGGCCCGCTGCCCCTATGACCCTCGCCACAACTCTACAGCCGTCATCTCCTCCCAGGGGGAGCTCTATGCAGCCACCGTCATTGACTTCTCTGGTCGGGACCCTGCCATCTACCGCAGCCTGGGTAGTGGGCCACCGCTTCGGACTGCCCAGTATAACTCCAAATGGCTCAATG AGCCCAATTTTGTGGCAGCCTTTGACATCGGGCTGTTTGCGTATTTCTTCCTTCGGGAGAATGCAGTGGAGCACGATTGTGGGCGCACTGTGTACTCTCGGGTGGCCCGGGTGTGCAAGAATGATGTAGGCGGTCGTTTCCTGCTGGAAGACACGTGGACCACATTCATGAAGGCCCGTCTCAACTGCTCCCGCCCAGGAGAGGTCCCCTTCTACTATAACGAGCTGCAGAGTGCCTTCCATCTGCCTGAGCAGGACCTTATCTATGGTGTCTTCACCACTAACGT AAACAGCATCGCAGCCTCTGCTGTCTGCGCCTTCAACCTCAGTGCCATCTCCAAGGCTTTCAACGGCCCCTTTCGTTACCAGGAAAACCCCAGGGCTACCTGGCTCCCGACCGCCAACCCCATCCCCAACTTCCAG TGTGGCACCTTGCTGGAGACTGGCCCCAACGAGAACCTAACGGAACGCAGCCTGCAGGATGCACAGCGGCTCTTCCTGATGAGCGAAGCTGTGCAGCCGGTGTCACCAGAGCCCTGTGTCACCCAGGACAGTGTCCGCTTCTCACATCTCGTGGTAGACCTTGTGCAAGCTAAGGACACGCTCTACCACGTACTCTACATAGGCACGG AGTCAGGTACCATCCTGAAAGCACTGTCCACGGCCAGCCGCAGCCTGCGTGGCTGCTACCTGGAGGAGCTGCATGTGTTGCCCCCTGGGCGCCTTGAACCTCTGCGGAGCCTGCGCATCCTGCACAGCGCGCGTGCGCTCTTCGTGGGCTTGAGCGACCGAGTGCTGCGGGTCCCGCTTGAGAGGTGCTCAGCCTACCGTAGCCAGGG GGCATGCCTGGGAGCACGGGACCCGTACTGCGGCTGGGACGGGAAGCGGCAACTTTGCAGCACGCTTGAGGACAGCTCCAACATGAGCCTGTGGATCCAGAACATCACAGCCTGTCCT GTACGAAATGTGACACGGGATGGGGGCTTCGGCCCATGGTCACCATGGAAACCGTGTGAGCACTTAGATGGAGACAACTCGGGTTCTTGCCTGTGCCGGGCCAGATCCTGTGACTCCCCAAGGCCTCGCTGTGGGGGCCTCGACTGCCTGGGGCCATCCATCCATATCGCCAATTGCTCTAG GAATGGGGCATGGACCACATGGTCATCGTGGGCTCAGTGCAGCACGTCCTGTGGGATCGGCTTCCAGGTCCGGCAGCGAAGCTGCAGCAACCCGGCGCCCCGCCACGGGGGCCGCATCTGCGTGGGCAAGAGCCGGGAAGAGCG GTTCTGTAATGAAAACACGCCTTGCCCGGTGCCCATCTTCTGGGCTTCCTGGGGCTCCTGGAGCAAGTGCAGCAGCAACTGTGGAGGCGGCGTGCAGTCGCGCCATCGTTCTTGCGAGAATGGCAACACGTGCCCGGGTTGTGGCTTG GAGTTCAAGACTTGCAACCCTGAGGCCTGCCCAGAAGTGCGACGCAACACACCCTGGACGCCCTGGCTGCCCGTGAACGTGACCCAGGGTGGCGCGCGCCAGGAGCAAAGATTCCGCTTCACCTGCCGCGCGCCATTGCCGGATCCGCACGGTCTGCAGTTCGGCAAGAGGAGGACAGAGACCAGAACCTGCCCGGCCGACGGCTCCGGAGCCTGTGACACCGACGGTACAGccaggagag CCCTGGTGGAGGATCTCCTGCGCAGCGGGAGCACGTCCCCGCACACTCTAAGTGGAGGCTGGGCCGCCTGGGGCCAGTGGTCATCCTGCTCCCGGGACTGTGAGCTGGGCTTCCGTGTCCGCAAGAGAACCTGTACCAACCCGGAGCCCCGCAACGGAGGCTTGCCCTGCGTGGGAGACGCTGCGGAGTACCAAGACTGCAATCCGCAGGCTTGCCCAG TTCGGGGTGCCTGGTCCTGCTGGACCGCGTGGTCCCAGTGCTCAGCAACCTGTGGTGGTGGCCACTATCAACGCACCCGTTCCTGTACCAGCCCCGCACCGTCCCCAGGTGAGGACATCTGCCTCGGCCTGCACACGGAGGAGGCACTATGTGCTACACAGGCCTGCCCAG AAGGCTGGTCGCTGTGGTCTGAGTGGGGTGTCTGCACTGAGGATGGGGCTCAGAGCCGGAGCCGGAGCTGTGAGGAGCTTGTCCCAGGGCCAGGTGCCTGTGTTGGCAACAGCAGCCAGAGCCGGCCCTGCCCCTACAGTGAGATTCCTG TCATCCTACCTGCTTCCAGTGTGGAGGAGACCACCAGCTGTGGAG gGTTCAGTCTCATCCACCTGATAGTCACTGGTGTGTCCTGCTTCCTGGGATCTGGGCTCTTGACCTTGGCAGTGTACCTGTCTTGCCAGCACTGCCAACGCCAGTCTCAGGAGTCCACGCTTGTCCATCCTGCCACGCCTAACCATTTGCACTACAAAGGCGGGGGCACCCCCAAGAATGAGAAGTACACCCCCATGGAATTCAAG ACCCTGAACAAGAACAACTTAATCCCTGATGACAGAGCCAACTTCTACCCACTGCAGCAGACCAATGTGTATACAACCACCTACTACCCCAGCCCACTGAACAAGCCCAGCTTCCGGCCTGAGGCCTCACCTGGACAGCGCTGTTTCCCCAACAGCTGA
- the Sema5b gene encoding semaphorin-5B isoform X1, translating to MVVPGPLALSLLLPSLTLLVSHLSSSQDIASESSSEQQLCNRREHPIVAFEDLKPWVSNFTYPGVRDFSQLALDPSRNQLIVGARNYLFRLSLANVSLLQATEWASSEDTRRSCQSKGKTEEECQNYVRVLIVSGRKVFMCGTNAFSPVCSSRQVGNLSRTIEKINGVARCPYDPRHNSTAVISSQGELYAATVIDFSGRDPAIYRSLGSGPPLRTAQYNSKWLNEPNFVAAFDIGLFAYFFLRENAVEHDCGRTVYSRVARVCKNDVGGRFLLEDTWTTFMKARLNCSRPGEVPFYYNELQSAFHLPEQDLIYGVFTTNVNSIAASAVCAFNLSAISKAFNGPFRYQENPRATWLPTANPIPNFQCGTLLETGPNENLTERSLQDAQRLFLMSEAVQPVSPEPCVTQDSVRFSHLVVDLVQAKDTLYHVLYIGTESGTILKALSTASRSLRGCYLEELHVLPPGRLEPLRSLRILHSARALFVGLSDRVLRVPLERCSAYRSQGACLGARDPYCGWDGKRQLCSTLEDSSNMSLWIQNITACPVRNVTRDGGFGPWSPWKPCEHLDGDNSGSCLCRARSCDSPRPRCGGLDCLGPSIHIANCSRNGAWTTWSSWAQCSTSCGIGFQVRQRSCSNPAPRHGGRICVGKSREERFCNENTPCPVPIFWASWGSWSKCSSNCGGGVQSRHRSCENGNTCPGCGLVRAQGWGAGCGAGCGETYRPRGGSETTLIPKEFKTCNPEACPEVRRNTPWTPWLPVNVTQGGARQEQRFRFTCRAPLPDPHGLQFGKRRTETRTCPADGSGACDTDALVEDLLRSGSTSPHTLSGGWAAWGQWSSCSRDCELGFRVRKRTCTNPEPRNGGLPCVGDAAEYQDCNPQACPVRGAWSCWTAWSQCSATCGGGHYQRTRSCTSPAPSPGEDICLGLHTEEALCATQACPEGWSLWSEWGVCTEDGAQSRSRSCEELVPGPGACVGNSSQSRPCPYSEIPVILPASSVEETTSCGGFSLIHLIVTGVSCFLGSGLLTLAVYLSCQHCQRQSQESTLVHPATPNHLHYKGGGTPKNEKYTPMEFKTLNKNNLIPDDRANFYPLQQTNVYTTTYYPSPLNKPSFRPEASPGQRCFPNS from the exons GCTACAGAGTGGGCCTCCAGTGAGGACACGCGCCGCTCCTGCCAGAGCAAAGGGAAAACAGAG GAGGAGTGTCAGAACTATGTACGAGTCTTGATTGTTTCCGGCCGGAAGGTGTTCATGTGCGGTACCAATGCCTTTTCTCCAGTGTGCTCCAGCAGACAG GTGGGGAACCTCAGCCGGACTATTGAGAAGATCAATGGTGTGGCCCGCTGCCCCTATGACCCTCGCCACAACTCTACAGCCGTCATCTCCTCCCAGGGGGAGCTCTATGCAGCCACCGTCATTGACTTCTCTGGTCGGGACCCTGCCATCTACCGCAGCCTGGGTAGTGGGCCACCGCTTCGGACTGCCCAGTATAACTCCAAATGGCTCAATG AGCCCAATTTTGTGGCAGCCTTTGACATCGGGCTGTTTGCGTATTTCTTCCTTCGGGAGAATGCAGTGGAGCACGATTGTGGGCGCACTGTGTACTCTCGGGTGGCCCGGGTGTGCAAGAATGATGTAGGCGGTCGTTTCCTGCTGGAAGACACGTGGACCACATTCATGAAGGCCCGTCTCAACTGCTCCCGCCCAGGAGAGGTCCCCTTCTACTATAACGAGCTGCAGAGTGCCTTCCATCTGCCTGAGCAGGACCTTATCTATGGTGTCTTCACCACTAACGT AAACAGCATCGCAGCCTCTGCTGTCTGCGCCTTCAACCTCAGTGCCATCTCCAAGGCTTTCAACGGCCCCTTTCGTTACCAGGAAAACCCCAGGGCTACCTGGCTCCCGACCGCCAACCCCATCCCCAACTTCCAG TGTGGCACCTTGCTGGAGACTGGCCCCAACGAGAACCTAACGGAACGCAGCCTGCAGGATGCACAGCGGCTCTTCCTGATGAGCGAAGCTGTGCAGCCGGTGTCACCAGAGCCCTGTGTCACCCAGGACAGTGTCCGCTTCTCACATCTCGTGGTAGACCTTGTGCAAGCTAAGGACACGCTCTACCACGTACTCTACATAGGCACGG AGTCAGGTACCATCCTGAAAGCACTGTCCACGGCCAGCCGCAGCCTGCGTGGCTGCTACCTGGAGGAGCTGCATGTGTTGCCCCCTGGGCGCCTTGAACCTCTGCGGAGCCTGCGCATCCTGCACAGCGCGCGTGCGCTCTTCGTGGGCTTGAGCGACCGAGTGCTGCGGGTCCCGCTTGAGAGGTGCTCAGCCTACCGTAGCCAGGG GGCATGCCTGGGAGCACGGGACCCGTACTGCGGCTGGGACGGGAAGCGGCAACTTTGCAGCACGCTTGAGGACAGCTCCAACATGAGCCTGTGGATCCAGAACATCACAGCCTGTCCT GTACGAAATGTGACACGGGATGGGGGCTTCGGCCCATGGTCACCATGGAAACCGTGTGAGCACTTAGATGGAGACAACTCGGGTTCTTGCCTGTGCCGGGCCAGATCCTGTGACTCCCCAAGGCCTCGCTGTGGGGGCCTCGACTGCCTGGGGCCATCCATCCATATCGCCAATTGCTCTAG GAATGGGGCATGGACCACATGGTCATCGTGGGCTCAGTGCAGCACGTCCTGTGGGATCGGCTTCCAGGTCCGGCAGCGAAGCTGCAGCAACCCGGCGCCCCGCCACGGGGGCCGCATCTGCGTGGGCAAGAGCCGGGAAGAGCG GTTCTGTAATGAAAACACGCCTTGCCCGGTGCCCATCTTCTGGGCTTCCTGGGGCTCCTGGAGCAAGTGCAGCAGCAACTGTGGAGGCGGCGTGCAGTCGCGCCATCGTTCTTGCGAGAATGGCAACACGTGCCCGGGTTGTGGCTTGGTGAGGGCGCAGGGCTGGGGCGCGGGGTGCGGTGCAGGGTGCGGGGAGACCTACAGGCCGAGGGGAGGATCTGAAACCACTCTCATCCCGAAGGAGTTCAAGACTTGCAACCCTGAGGCCTGCCCAGAAGTGCGACGCAACACACCCTGGACGCCCTGGCTGCCCGTGAACGTGACCCAGGGTGGCGCGCGCCAGGAGCAAAGATTCCGCTTCACCTGCCGCGCGCCATTGCCGGATCCGCACGGTCTGCAGTTCGGCAAGAGGAGGACAGAGACCAGAACCTGCCCGGCCGACGGCTCCGGAGCCTGTGACACCGACG CCCTGGTGGAGGATCTCCTGCGCAGCGGGAGCACGTCCCCGCACACTCTAAGTGGAGGCTGGGCCGCCTGGGGCCAGTGGTCATCCTGCTCCCGGGACTGTGAGCTGGGCTTCCGTGTCCGCAAGAGAACCTGTACCAACCCGGAGCCCCGCAACGGAGGCTTGCCCTGCGTGGGAGACGCTGCGGAGTACCAAGACTGCAATCCGCAGGCTTGCCCAG TTCGGGGTGCCTGGTCCTGCTGGACCGCGTGGTCCCAGTGCTCAGCAACCTGTGGTGGTGGCCACTATCAACGCACCCGTTCCTGTACCAGCCCCGCACCGTCCCCAGGTGAGGACATCTGCCTCGGCCTGCACACGGAGGAGGCACTATGTGCTACACAGGCCTGCCCAG AAGGCTGGTCGCTGTGGTCTGAGTGGGGTGTCTGCACTGAGGATGGGGCTCAGAGCCGGAGCCGGAGCTGTGAGGAGCTTGTCCCAGGGCCAGGTGCCTGTGTTGGCAACAGCAGCCAGAGCCGGCCCTGCCCCTACAGTGAGATTCCTG TCATCCTACCTGCTTCCAGTGTGGAGGAGACCACCAGCTGTGGAG gGTTCAGTCTCATCCACCTGATAGTCACTGGTGTGTCCTGCTTCCTGGGATCTGGGCTCTTGACCTTGGCAGTGTACCTGTCTTGCCAGCACTGCCAACGCCAGTCTCAGGAGTCCACGCTTGTCCATCCTGCCACGCCTAACCATTTGCACTACAAAGGCGGGGGCACCCCCAAGAATGAGAAGTACACCCCCATGGAATTCAAG ACCCTGAACAAGAACAACTTAATCCCTGATGACAGAGCCAACTTCTACCCACTGCAGCAGACCAATGTGTATACAACCACCTACTACCCCAGCCCACTGAACAAGCCCAGCTTCCGGCCTGAGGCCTCACCTGGACAGCGCTGTTTCCCCAACAGCTGA
- the Sema5b gene encoding semaphorin-5B isoform X3, translated as MVVPGPLALSLLLPSLTLLVSHLSSSQDIASESSSEQQLCNRREHPIVAFEDLKPWVSNFTYPGVRDFSQLALDPSRNQLIVGARNYLFRLSLANVSLLQATEWASSEDTRRSCQSKGKTEEECQNYVRVLIVSGRKVFMCGTNAFSPVCSSRQVGNLSRTIEKINGVARCPYDPRHNSTAVISSQGELYAATVIDFSGRDPAIYRSLGSGPPLRTAQYNSKWLNEPNFVAAFDIGLFAYFFLRENAVEHDCGRTVYSRVARVCKNDVGGRFLLEDTWTTFMKARLNCSRPGEVPFYYNELQSAFHLPEQDLIYGVFTTNVNSIAASAVCAFNLSAISKAFNGPFRYQENPRATWLPTANPIPNFQCGTLLETGPNENLTERSLQDAQRLFLMSEAVQPVSPEPCVTQDSVRFSHLVVDLVQAKDTLYHVLYIGTESGTILKALSTASRSLRGCYLEELHVLPPGRLEPLRSLRILHSARALFVGLSDRVLRVPLERCSAYRSQGACLGARDPYCGWDGKRQLCSTLEDSSNMSLWIQNITACPVRNVTRDGGFGPWSPWKPCEHLDGDNSGSCLCRARSCDSPRPRCGGLDCLGPSIHIANCSRNGAWTTWSSWAQCSTSCGIGFQVRQRSCSNPAPRHGGRICVGKSREERFCNENTPCPVPIFWASWGSWSKCSSNCGGGVQSRHRSCENGNTCPGCGLEFKTCNPEACPEVRRNTPWTPWLPVNVTQGGARQEQRFRFTCRAPLPDPHGLQFGKRRTETRTCPADGSGACDTDALVEDLLRSGSTSPHTLSGGWAAWGQWSSCSRDCELGFRVRKRTCTNPEPRNGGLPCVGDAAEYQDCNPQACPVRGAWSCWTAWSQCSATCGGGHYQRTRSCTSPAPSPGEDICLGLHTEEALCATQACPEGWSLWSEWGVCTEDGAQSRSRSCEELVPGPGACVGNSSQSRPCPYSEIPVILPASSVEETTSCGGFSLIHLIVTGVSCFLGSGLLTLAVYLSCQHCQRQSQESTLVHPATPNHLHYKGGGTPKNEKYTPMEFKTLNKNNLIPDDRANFYPLQQTNVYTTTYYPSPLNKPSFRPEASPGQRCFPNS; from the exons GCTACAGAGTGGGCCTCCAGTGAGGACACGCGCCGCTCCTGCCAGAGCAAAGGGAAAACAGAG GAGGAGTGTCAGAACTATGTACGAGTCTTGATTGTTTCCGGCCGGAAGGTGTTCATGTGCGGTACCAATGCCTTTTCTCCAGTGTGCTCCAGCAGACAG GTGGGGAACCTCAGCCGGACTATTGAGAAGATCAATGGTGTGGCCCGCTGCCCCTATGACCCTCGCCACAACTCTACAGCCGTCATCTCCTCCCAGGGGGAGCTCTATGCAGCCACCGTCATTGACTTCTCTGGTCGGGACCCTGCCATCTACCGCAGCCTGGGTAGTGGGCCACCGCTTCGGACTGCCCAGTATAACTCCAAATGGCTCAATG AGCCCAATTTTGTGGCAGCCTTTGACATCGGGCTGTTTGCGTATTTCTTCCTTCGGGAGAATGCAGTGGAGCACGATTGTGGGCGCACTGTGTACTCTCGGGTGGCCCGGGTGTGCAAGAATGATGTAGGCGGTCGTTTCCTGCTGGAAGACACGTGGACCACATTCATGAAGGCCCGTCTCAACTGCTCCCGCCCAGGAGAGGTCCCCTTCTACTATAACGAGCTGCAGAGTGCCTTCCATCTGCCTGAGCAGGACCTTATCTATGGTGTCTTCACCACTAACGT AAACAGCATCGCAGCCTCTGCTGTCTGCGCCTTCAACCTCAGTGCCATCTCCAAGGCTTTCAACGGCCCCTTTCGTTACCAGGAAAACCCCAGGGCTACCTGGCTCCCGACCGCCAACCCCATCCCCAACTTCCAG TGTGGCACCTTGCTGGAGACTGGCCCCAACGAGAACCTAACGGAACGCAGCCTGCAGGATGCACAGCGGCTCTTCCTGATGAGCGAAGCTGTGCAGCCGGTGTCACCAGAGCCCTGTGTCACCCAGGACAGTGTCCGCTTCTCACATCTCGTGGTAGACCTTGTGCAAGCTAAGGACACGCTCTACCACGTACTCTACATAGGCACGG AGTCAGGTACCATCCTGAAAGCACTGTCCACGGCCAGCCGCAGCCTGCGTGGCTGCTACCTGGAGGAGCTGCATGTGTTGCCCCCTGGGCGCCTTGAACCTCTGCGGAGCCTGCGCATCCTGCACAGCGCGCGTGCGCTCTTCGTGGGCTTGAGCGACCGAGTGCTGCGGGTCCCGCTTGAGAGGTGCTCAGCCTACCGTAGCCAGGG GGCATGCCTGGGAGCACGGGACCCGTACTGCGGCTGGGACGGGAAGCGGCAACTTTGCAGCACGCTTGAGGACAGCTCCAACATGAGCCTGTGGATCCAGAACATCACAGCCTGTCCT GTACGAAATGTGACACGGGATGGGGGCTTCGGCCCATGGTCACCATGGAAACCGTGTGAGCACTTAGATGGAGACAACTCGGGTTCTTGCCTGTGCCGGGCCAGATCCTGTGACTCCCCAAGGCCTCGCTGTGGGGGCCTCGACTGCCTGGGGCCATCCATCCATATCGCCAATTGCTCTAG GAATGGGGCATGGACCACATGGTCATCGTGGGCTCAGTGCAGCACGTCCTGTGGGATCGGCTTCCAGGTCCGGCAGCGAAGCTGCAGCAACCCGGCGCCCCGCCACGGGGGCCGCATCTGCGTGGGCAAGAGCCGGGAAGAGCG GTTCTGTAATGAAAACACGCCTTGCCCGGTGCCCATCTTCTGGGCTTCCTGGGGCTCCTGGAGCAAGTGCAGCAGCAACTGTGGAGGCGGCGTGCAGTCGCGCCATCGTTCTTGCGAGAATGGCAACACGTGCCCGGGTTGTGGCTTG GAGTTCAAGACTTGCAACCCTGAGGCCTGCCCAGAAGTGCGACGCAACACACCCTGGACGCCCTGGCTGCCCGTGAACGTGACCCAGGGTGGCGCGCGCCAGGAGCAAAGATTCCGCTTCACCTGCCGCGCGCCATTGCCGGATCCGCACGGTCTGCAGTTCGGCAAGAGGAGGACAGAGACCAGAACCTGCCCGGCCGACGGCTCCGGAGCCTGTGACACCGACG CCCTGGTGGAGGATCTCCTGCGCAGCGGGAGCACGTCCCCGCACACTCTAAGTGGAGGCTGGGCCGCCTGGGGCCAGTGGTCATCCTGCTCCCGGGACTGTGAGCTGGGCTTCCGTGTCCGCAAGAGAACCTGTACCAACCCGGAGCCCCGCAACGGAGGCTTGCCCTGCGTGGGAGACGCTGCGGAGTACCAAGACTGCAATCCGCAGGCTTGCCCAG TTCGGGGTGCCTGGTCCTGCTGGACCGCGTGGTCCCAGTGCTCAGCAACCTGTGGTGGTGGCCACTATCAACGCACCCGTTCCTGTACCAGCCCCGCACCGTCCCCAGGTGAGGACATCTGCCTCGGCCTGCACACGGAGGAGGCACTATGTGCTACACAGGCCTGCCCAG AAGGCTGGTCGCTGTGGTCTGAGTGGGGTGTCTGCACTGAGGATGGGGCTCAGAGCCGGAGCCGGAGCTGTGAGGAGCTTGTCCCAGGGCCAGGTGCCTGTGTTGGCAACAGCAGCCAGAGCCGGCCCTGCCCCTACAGTGAGATTCCTG TCATCCTACCTGCTTCCAGTGTGGAGGAGACCACCAGCTGTGGAG gGTTCAGTCTCATCCACCTGATAGTCACTGGTGTGTCCTGCTTCCTGGGATCTGGGCTCTTGACCTTGGCAGTGTACCTGTCTTGCCAGCACTGCCAACGCCAGTCTCAGGAGTCCACGCTTGTCCATCCTGCCACGCCTAACCATTTGCACTACAAAGGCGGGGGCACCCCCAAGAATGAGAAGTACACCCCCATGGAATTCAAG ACCCTGAACAAGAACAACTTAATCCCTGATGACAGAGCCAACTTCTACCCACTGCAGCAGACCAATGTGTATACAACCACCTACTACCCCAGCCCACTGAACAAGCCCAGCTTCCGGCCTGAGGCCTCACCTGGACAGCGCTGTTTCCCCAACAGCTGA